One segment of Vallicoccus soli DNA contains the following:
- a CDS encoding phytase, which yields MLRTALAATAALALLVPTTAAAAPAAPSRGAGVIEVPASGETEPVRGTGDAADDPAVWVHPTDPARSLVLGNDKKGALETYDLSGRRLQRITSSTAFWGNVDVRGDVVAAWNGGGVRVYRVDPRTRLLQPATEGSGVVPTVGGEGLCLWQGPDALHVVAIARSGVLRQYRLTDDDRDGRVDGELVRRVDVGSEAEGCAADDGTGALYVSEEDVALWRYGADPASGARRTAVDRVAPRGRIAADAEGVTVAGDLVVVSAQATGVRDASLFHAYDRRTGAHVRTFRVVGGPGADDCDATDGVAAHEGYLGPRFPRGLLVCQDGHNAAPGGSGRQAFTLVRWERVTGS from the coding sequence GTGCTCCGAACCGCGCTCGCGGCGACCGCCGCCCTCGCCCTGCTCGTCCCGACCACGGCGGCCGCCGCGCCGGCGGCGCCGTCCCGCGGTGCCGGCGTCATCGAGGTGCCCGCGTCCGGCGAGACCGAGCCCGTGCGCGGCACCGGCGACGCGGCCGACGACCCGGCGGTCTGGGTCCACCCGACGGACCCGGCGCGCAGCCTGGTGCTCGGCAACGACAAGAAGGGGGCCCTCGAGACGTACGACCTCTCGGGGCGCCGCCTGCAGCGCATCACCAGCTCCACCGCCTTCTGGGGCAACGTCGACGTGCGCGGCGACGTCGTGGCGGCGTGGAACGGCGGCGGGGTGCGGGTCTACCGCGTCGACCCGCGCACCCGCCTGCTGCAGCCCGCGACCGAGGGCTCCGGGGTCGTCCCGACGGTCGGGGGCGAGGGGCTGTGCCTCTGGCAGGGCCCCGACGCGCTGCACGTCGTGGCCATCGCCCGCAGCGGCGTGCTGCGCCAGTACCGCCTCACCGACGACGACCGCGACGGCCGCGTCGACGGCGAGCTCGTCCGGCGGGTCGACGTGGGGTCCGAGGCCGAGGGCTGCGCGGCCGACGACGGGACCGGGGCGCTCTACGTGAGCGAGGAGGACGTCGCCCTCTGGCGGTACGGCGCCGACCCCGCCTCCGGCGCGCGCCGCACGGCCGTCGACCGGGTCGCCCCGCGCGGGCGGATCGCCGCCGACGCCGAGGGCGTCACCGTCGCGGGCGACCTCGTCGTCGTCTCGGCCCAGGCGACCGGCGTGCGCGACGCCTCGCTCTTCCACGCGTACGACCGCCGCACCGGCGCGCACGTGCGCACCTTCCGGGTCGTGGGCGGCCCGGGGGCCGACGACTGCGACGCGACCGACGGGGTCGCCGCGCACGAGGGGTACCTCGGCCCGCGCTTCCCCCGCGGCCTGCTCGTCTGCCAGGACGGGCACAACGCCGCGCCCGGCGGCAGCGGCCGCCAGGCGTTCACGCTCGTGCGCTGGGAGCGGGTCACGGGGTCGTGA
- a CDS encoding ABC1 kinase family protein, translating into MLLPRARRWSRLAALPAASLASAAEGLVRTRLLRQDHDAVRRLLRRRGAERTRRVLGGMKGGALKAGQLLATVDALFPPDPEGTWSAALRQLPEEARGVPFPDVAPALRGLGADWGNRLPDLDPVPVAAASIGQVHRATWREPGSPYDGVPVAVKLQYPGVADAIAADLAAVSLATRAASLVARGAAAAPLVAELRTRLREELDYAREARVQRAFAAAYRDDPEVALPDVVAVGPGVLVTTWLEGVPLVGLADAPRDVRDAVGERYQRFLLSGPARAGWLHTDPHPGNFRRCPDGRLGVLDLGSALELPHGLPESFGRLIGTLARGGEPADVEAALRGHGLLRPGARLPADDLRRLADVLSPFTEPARSERFTFGPEWLRGQFARGDDARDPDPRLAMQLALPAEHLFTHRVWLGVVGVLCMLRATVPERAELERWLPGFSAAA; encoded by the coding sequence GTGCTCCTGCCCCGCGCCCGCCGCTGGTCCCGCCTGGCCGCGCTGCCCGCGGCCTCCCTCGCGTCGGCCGCGGAGGGGCTGGTCCGCACCCGCCTGCTGCGCCAGGACCACGACGCGGTGCGGCGCCTGCTGCGCCGGCGCGGAGCGGAGCGGACGCGGCGCGTCCTCGGCGGCATGAAGGGCGGCGCGCTCAAGGCCGGGCAGCTGCTGGCGACGGTCGACGCGCTCTTCCCGCCGGACCCCGAGGGCACCTGGTCCGCGGCGCTGCGGCAGCTGCCGGAGGAGGCGCGCGGGGTGCCGTTCCCGGACGTCGCCCCGGCCCTGCGCGGGCTGGGCGCGGACTGGGGCAACCGCTTGCCCGACCTGGACCCGGTGCCCGTCGCCGCGGCGTCCATCGGGCAGGTCCACCGGGCGACGTGGCGCGAGCCGGGGTCTCCGTACGACGGGGTGCCGGTGGCGGTGAAGCTGCAGTACCCCGGCGTCGCCGACGCGATCGCCGCCGACCTCGCGGCGGTGTCGCTGGCCACCCGGGCGGCGAGCCTCGTGGCGCGGGGCGCCGCGGCCGCGCCGCTGGTGGCCGAGCTGCGGACCCGGCTGCGCGAGGAGCTGGACTACGCGCGGGAGGCCCGCGTGCAGCGCGCCTTCGCGGCGGCGTACCGCGACGACCCCGAGGTCGCGCTCCCGGACGTCGTCGCGGTCGGGCCGGGCGTGCTCGTGACGACGTGGCTGGAGGGGGTGCCGCTGGTGGGGCTGGCGGACGCGCCGCGGGACGTGCGCGACGCGGTGGGGGAGCGCTACCAGCGGTTCCTGCTCTCCGGCCCGGCGCGCGCGGGCTGGCTGCACACCGACCCGCACCCGGGCAACTTCCGGCGCTGCCCCGACGGGCGGCTCGGTGTGCTCGACCTCGGCTCGGCGCTGGAGCTGCCGCACGGCCTGCCCGAGAGCTTCGGCCGGCTCATCGGCACGCTGGCCCGGGGCGGTGAGCCGGCCGACGTGGAGGCGGCGCTGCGCGGCCACGGCCTGCTGCGCCCCGGCGCCCGCCTGCCCGCGGACGACCTGCGCCGCCTCGCCGACGTCCTCTCCCCCTTCACCGAGCCCGCCCGCAGCGAGCGCTTCACCTTCGGCCCGGAGTGGCTGCGCGGGCAGTTCGCCCGCGGCGACGACGCCCGCGACCCCGACCCCCGCCTGGCGATGCAGCTCGCCCTGCCCGCCGAGCACCTGTTCACCCACCGGGTCTGGCTCGGTGTCGTGGGGGTCCTGTGCATGCTCCGCGCCACCGTGCCCGAGCGGGCCGAGCTCGAGCGGTGGCTGCCGGGGTTCTCCGCCGCCGCCTGA
- a CDS encoding VOC family protein — protein MSVTTTTHLNFRGQARAALDHYAAVFGGDVMAFTFAQGGDERDAADGAVPDQVKWGGVQAASGFAVMAFDVPPGRAYDPGTDAVYVSVRGTDPEEVTRYWEGLADGGTVRTALGPAGYALLYGMVTDRFGVTWVLDVLPPYGG, from the coding sequence GTGAGCGTCACGACCACCACCCACCTCAACTTCCGCGGGCAGGCGCGCGCGGCGCTGGACCACTACGCCGCCGTCTTCGGCGGGGACGTCATGGCGTTCACCTTCGCCCAGGGCGGCGACGAGCGGGACGCCGCCGACGGCGCCGTGCCCGACCAGGTCAAGTGGGGCGGCGTCCAGGCGGCGAGCGGCTTCGCGGTCATGGCCTTCGACGTGCCGCCGGGGCGCGCGTACGACCCGGGCACCGACGCGGTGTACGTCTCGGTGCGCGGCACCGACCCCGAGGAGGTCACCCGGTACTGGGAGGGGCTCGCCGACGGCGGGACCGTGCGGACCGCGCTCGGCCCCGCCGGCTACGCCCTCCTCTACGGCATGGTCACCGACCGCTTCGGCGTGACGTGGGTGCTCGACGTGCTCCCGCCGTACGGCGGCTGA
- a CDS encoding helix-turn-helix transcriptional regulator: MGTSSRLLALLSLLQARRDWPGAALADRLGVSRRTVRRDVDRLRGLGYPVRATMGPDGGYRLDAGAELPPLLFDDDQAVALAVALQLAAASGADVGEAAARALATVRQVMPARLRHRVDAVRVTTLPGRTGAAVDPEVLVALSTAVRDRQVLRLEHRPAGLPGGPAPDVAPRRVEPHHLVSRAGRWYLVAFDLDRDDWRTFRCDRVVPRTPLGPRFAPRPLPGGDVAAFVGAAAKGAAPGEDAWPCTGTVDLALPAERVAPFAHDGVVEALGPDRCRLTLGSWSWVGLAAAVARFDADVLAVGPPALADAFRALSARCAAAAAAPAAVSGPAPAPRRRPR; encoded by the coding sequence ATGGGGACGTCGTCCCGGCTGCTGGCCCTGCTGTCGCTGCTGCAGGCCCGGCGCGACTGGCCGGGCGCAGCGCTGGCGGACCGGCTCGGGGTCAGCCGGCGCACCGTGCGCCGCGACGTCGACCGGCTCCGCGGGCTCGGGTACCCGGTCCGCGCGACCATGGGGCCCGACGGCGGCTACCGCCTCGACGCCGGGGCCGAGCTGCCCCCGCTGCTCTTCGACGACGACCAGGCGGTCGCCCTCGCCGTCGCGCTGCAGCTGGCGGCCGCGAGCGGGGCGGACGTCGGCGAGGCCGCGGCCAGGGCCCTGGCCACGGTCCGCCAGGTCATGCCCGCGCGGCTGCGGCACCGGGTGGACGCGGTCCGGGTGACGACCCTGCCCGGCCGCACGGGCGCCGCCGTCGACCCCGAGGTCCTCGTCGCGCTGAGCACGGCGGTCCGCGACCGGCAGGTCCTGCGCCTCGAGCACCGGCCCGCCGGCCTCCCCGGCGGGCCGGCCCCCGACGTCGCCCCGCGCCGGGTCGAGCCGCACCACCTCGTGAGCCGCGCCGGGCGCTGGTACCTCGTGGCGTTCGACCTCGACCGCGACGACTGGCGGACCTTCCGCTGCGACCGGGTCGTGCCGCGCACCCCGCTCGGCCCGCGCTTCGCCCCGCGCCCGCTGCCGGGCGGCGACGTCGCCGCGTTCGTCGGCGCCGCAGCGAAGGGGGCCGCCCCGGGCGAGGACGCCTGGCCGTGCACCGGCACCGTCGACCTCGCCCTGCCGGCCGAGCGCGTCGCGCCGTTCGCCCACGACGGCGTCGTCGAGGCCCTCGGCCCCGACCGCTGCCGGTTGACCCTGGGCTCCTGGTCCTGGGTCGGCCTCGCCGCCGCCGTCGCGCGCTTCGACGCCGACGTGCTCGCCGTCGGCCCGCCGGCCCTGGCCGACGCCTTCCGGGCGCTGTCCGCGCGCTGCGCCGCCGCGGCCGCCGCCCCGGCCGCCGTCAGCGGGCCAGCACCAGCACCGCGGCGACGACCCCGCTGA